One genomic region from Spirulina subsalsa PCC 9445 encodes:
- a CDS encoding GNAT family N-acetyltransferase yields MTSSVIKDLNLEIRPLQLRDLDGVEQLVNQVLADDHEKQANHLRKTLRAFRQWYGLLKVLRLFPNPTQHRFCLYVAARGDTIDGLIHVSPFNRTRTTWRVEKILVNPTLQAGEKLIPAQEVGSHLLRHCLETIWEARTWLLEVNVNDNESLGIYRQNGFQPLAQLTYWAIAPDLLNHLAETPPSVPNLLPVSNADAQLLYQLDTVSMPPLLRQVFDRHILDFKTPFWQALFDNLKKWFNHQERVQGYVFEPQRKAAIGYFDLKITKNGVKAHKAQLTVHPAYTWLYPELLSQMALAVQNIPPQTLLLASADYQPEREEYLEKLGAERTEHTLLMSRSVWHKLRETKPLEGLQLSDVLQGLQPARTPVPSRISWMRHFQHQKPVQGGEKGAEHPPEAHS; encoded by the coding sequence ATGACCTCATCTGTGATCAAAGACCTCAATCTAGAAATTCGCCCGTTGCAACTCCGTGATCTCGATGGGGTAGAACAACTGGTTAATCAAGTATTAGCGGATGACCACGAGAAACAAGCGAATCATCTCCGCAAAACCCTAAGAGCTTTTCGTCAGTGGTATGGTTTATTAAAAGTGCTGCGTCTGTTCCCCAACCCGACCCAGCATCGTTTTTGTTTATATGTGGCGGCGAGGGGCGATACTATTGATGGGTTAATTCACGTTTCCCCCTTCAACCGCACGCGCACGACTTGGCGGGTGGAGAAAATCTTAGTCAATCCGACTCTCCAAGCTGGAGAGAAACTCATCCCAGCCCAAGAAGTGGGTTCTCATTTGTTGCGGCACTGTTTAGAGACAATTTGGGAAGCACGCACTTGGTTGTTAGAAGTCAATGTGAACGATAATGAAAGTCTGGGGATTTACCGACAAAATGGCTTTCAACCTTTAGCACAACTCACCTATTGGGCGATCGCACCGGATTTATTAAACCACCTCGCCGAAACCCCCCCGAGTGTCCCTAATTTACTCCCAGTCAGCAACGCCGACGCTCAATTGTTGTATCAACTAGATACCGTCTCCATGCCGCCCCTGTTGCGTCAAGTTTTTGACCGCCATATTCTGGACTTTAAAACCCCGTTCTGGCAGGCTTTATTCGATAACCTGAAAAAATGGTTCAATCATCAAGAACGAGTGCAGGGTTATGTTTTTGAACCCCAACGCAAGGCGGCCATTGGCTATTTTGACTTAAAAATTACTAAAAATGGAGTGAAAGCCCATAAAGCCCAGTTAACGGTACATCCGGCCTATACTTGGCTCTATCCTGAACTGCTGTCTCAGATGGCGCTAGCTGTGCAGAATATCCCCCCTCAAACGTTGCTCCTTGCTTCAGCCGACTATCAACCGGAACGGGAAGAGTATTTAGAGAAATTAGGGGCAGAGCGCACCGAACACACCCTGTTAATGTCTCGCTCAGTATGGCACAAGTTACGAGAAACGAAACCCCTTGAAGGGCTGCAACTATCAGATGTGTTGCAAGGTTTACAACCCGCCCGGACTCCTGTTCCGAGTCGAATCTCTTGGATGCGCCACTTCCAACATCAAAAACCTGTTCAAGGGGGAGAAAAGGGGGCTGAACATCCCCCGGAAGCCCATTCTTGA
- a CDS encoding ubiquinol-cytochrome c reductase iron-sulfur subunit, producing the protein MNRRDFLNWIGVGFVASFLPVAIAACSESEETTTATPGEFQGVGTVTALNAEGHLLDESSPIGSISILKNPTNPEELLAVNPTCTHNGCTVDWNREAGKYICPCHGAEYSPEGEVLQGPAMDSLPTYEVKVEGDEILARII; encoded by the coding sequence ATGAACCGCAGAGACTTTTTAAATTGGATTGGTGTGGGATTTGTGGCTAGTTTTCTCCCGGTTGCGATCGCCGCTTGTTCAGAGAGCGAGGAAACCACTACCGCCACACCGGGGGAATTCCAAGGGGTGGGAACCGTGACGGCCCTCAATGCAGAAGGTCATTTACTGGATGAATCTTCCCCTATCGGTAGTATTTCAATCCTGAAAAATCCCACGAATCCCGAGGAATTGTTAGCGGTTAATCCGACCTGTACCCATAACGGGTGTACCGTAGATTGGAACCGAGAAGCCGGAAAATATATTTGCCCTTGTCATGGGGCTGAATATAGTCCCGAGGGGGAAGTGTTACAAGGCCCGGCGATGGATTCTTTACCCACCTACGAGGTGAAAGTAGAAGGGGATGAAATTCTAGCTCGCATCATTTAA
- the cruF gene encoding gamma-carotene 1'-hydroxylase CruF — protein sequence MKKLVIAERSLLVGHIISMVFGLAGLLLVLPNAQFIANLPEFGQLVFRWSMAGGGASYMVLATAAVAIYAYRILGLRRCLTFMMPAVFLSLGSELLGTSTGFPFGHYRYLSGLGYKIAGLVPFTIPLSWFYLGFSAYLLVRVGLESRGVATRWSLISAIAFGSLLLTSWDFVLDPAMSQTNVPFWIWEQPGGFFGMPYQNFAGWFGTGVVFMTVATLLWPKTPLNLSREQLIFPLVVYVSNLIFATVMSVGSGFWIPALLGWVVGVIPAIAFFALAKSRSDVLADSLKESVLQSRSQQPPTIPAGVVK from the coding sequence ATGAAAAAACTTGTTATTGCTGAACGCTCTCTGCTCGTTGGCCATATCATCTCGATGGTATTTGGTTTAGCGGGCTTACTCCTTGTCCTCCCGAACGCTCAATTTATCGCTAATCTGCCGGAGTTTGGTCAATTGGTCTTTCGCTGGTCAATGGCTGGAGGGGGCGCGAGTTATATGGTTTTAGCGACGGCGGCGGTAGCCATTTATGCTTACCGCATTTTGGGTTTACGTCGTTGTTTAACCTTCATGATGCCTGCGGTGTTCCTTTCTTTAGGAAGTGAGCTTTTAGGCACCAGTACCGGATTCCCTTTTGGACATTACCGTTATTTAAGTGGTTTAGGTTATAAAATTGCGGGTTTAGTGCCGTTTACCATTCCCTTATCTTGGTTTTATCTCGGGTTTAGTGCCTATCTTCTAGTGCGTGTGGGTCTAGAGTCTCGTGGGGTAGCGACTCGCTGGAGTTTAATCAGTGCGATCGCCTTCGGATCCCTACTCCTGACCTCTTGGGATTTCGTTCTCGACCCGGCCATGAGCCAGACCAACGTTCCCTTCTGGATTTGGGAACAACCGGGCGGATTTTTCGGGATGCCTTATCAAAACTTTGCTGGATGGTTTGGGACTGGTGTTGTATTTATGACTGTTGCCACCCTGTTATGGCCGAAAACCCCCCTCAATCTTTCCCGTGAGCAATTGATCTTTCCTCTCGTGGTTTATGTAAGCAATTTAATCTTTGCGACGGTGATGAGTGTTGGTTCTGGCTTCTGGATTCCGGCCCTGTTAGGCTGGGTGGTTGGGGTCATTCCCGCCATCGCCTTTTTCGCCCTTGCTAAATCTCGTAGCGATGTTTTAGCCGACAGCTTAAAAGAAAGCGTCTTACAGTCCCGTTCTCAGCAACCCCCCACCATTCCGGCCGGAGTAGTCAAGTAG